The genomic interval GTCGGTCGCCAGGTGCGAAGGATCCGCGCCCGGGCGAAGCAGCGTGACCGGATTGCCGCTGGTGGGCGGCACGACGAGCACGCGGACGGAGTCGGCGTTGACGTTTTCGCCGATGTAGGACTCTCCGCGCAGCGTCCCGCCACCAAGCCTCGGGAGCTCATAGATGAACTGTGCGTCGAAGCCGAGGCGCGTCTTGTCGGTCTCCACGTCTGGACCGGTCAGCGGCGTGGTGTTGTCGCCGCCGTAGTAGGAGACCGCGGCGTCGAAGACCCCCAGCGACACGCGCGCGCGGCCCACGAAGTCCTTCATCATGGTCGGATCGGTGTTCGGGAAATCGGGATGGTTGATGCCGCCACCATTGAGCACGGCCAGGACGGTCTCGAGCTGAGGAGACCAGGGATTGACCATCTTGATCCCGCGGTCACGCTCGCCTGGGAACAGCACGTTCTCCGCGCGCGAGCGCTCGGGCAGCTCCCGGAGGCTCGAGGACCGCTCGAGCTCGTAGCCGAAGGGAACATTCATCTGTCCCACCCAGAGCTGGTTCCGGTGGTCGACCGTCCAGGGATCGAGAAGTTGTAGGTAGGCCTCGAGCAACCGGATGGTGCGGTCGGTGCCGCCATCGAAATAGACCACGGCCTGGCTCAGCGGATTGGCGTCGTATGTGAGCTTCAGCCGGGCGCGTCGGATGTAGAAGCGGCTGATGTTGGCGGGGGTCACCGTGGCCGGTGACCCGCTCACCCGGACCGAGTCCGTGGAGTTCTCGGCGGTCTCCCAGCGCGCCTGAACGTATCCCGAAAACTTGAACCGCTTGAGCTTGTCCGTGTCGCTCTGCAGCGTCTGGACTTGCTCCGTCATACCCTCGATCTGGGAGGCGAGTTCGCTCAGTCGCGCTTCCGGGTCAGATGGCTGCGCGCTCGTCGTGTCTTCCTGAGCCCGCGCCGGCATGCCCCACGCTCCGAGCGCCAGCAGGCCGAACGCTATCCCTATCGCGACGCTCCGAGTCTCCAAGGCGTCCCCCCTCGTGCGACCGCTGGCCCGCACTCCGGGTCCTTCCCGGTCCGGGCCGCAGCATCGATCAGAGTTGACGCTATTCGGCTTCGGGTTGCCAAAAACTCACTGGCCTGTTTCCGCCAGGTAAATTCGGATTGCCGAAAGTCGGACCCCTGGAGCGGTCAGGGATGCTCACGGATGCGCTGGCGGCGCAGTCGGCGGCGGGTCTCGAGGGAGCGGCGCCGGGCGACCGTCAACGCCTCCCGGTAATCGATTCCGGCCGCTTTGACCGCCCCCTCCCACGAGCCGAACTGTCGCCGGGCTCGCGCGTAGAGGCTGCTGTGCGTCCGATGAACGCGGTAGAGGCCGTTCTCGCTCGCGATGCGGCGGATCTTGTCCAGCACCGCGTCGGGGCGCATGAGCGCGGGCCGACCACGGCCCCGCGCGAGACGCATCATCGAAGCTTCCAAGATCTCCACCCGCGCCTCCTTCTGGTCGACGCTCGAGGACTACGGCCGGAAAGACGCCAGGCCAGCCCTCGACGCGCCACGCAGCCGTGGAGCGAGTCGAACGAGTTCGCCTCCATCGCGCGTGTGATTCGCATCTCGGAATTGGCCCAGTTCGCAGACGCAACCTGTTTCAACGGCCTGCTGCGTCGGCCATCAGGGTAGAACCGGGCGCGTTACGGCGACGTTAAGGCGCCATGAAGGCGGGCGAAATTGAATCTCGCCTCCGATGAGTTCGGCAACACATCTCGCGTTTCGGCAACACACAAGTTTTTTCGCGGCTGTTTACATCGCAGTCACGGGCTCGTCCCGATCCATCGCCTAGCCTTCGTCGCGTCATTGGAATCCCTCTCAGACGCCGACCTGGAGGCTTCATGCGAAATGCCGCAAGCGATGCAATGGCGGGACTCAAGCGCGGATTGATTGCGCTCGGCCTGGTGGCCACGACGGCGAGCGGGGCTTCGGCTCAGCTCCTGATCGACGGGACGATCTTCTACGAGAACAACGCTTCGGGAACGCTGGTCGGGCAATTCTCGGGGACCTCCGCGGGACCCGCCTGCGCCGGACTCACCGCGTCCACGCTGTTCGGTACGACATACCCGCACAACTCGTATCAGAACCCGCTGCTGTCGGCCGCGGTCTACCAGCCCAACGTGAAGCCGAACTGGCAGCCTGCTCCCGGCAGCCCGGCATTCGGAAACGCCGTCGTGGTTCCGAACGACGGCTTCTTCAAGCAGACCTGCTACAAGGGCGCGATCGGCGGCAGCCCCGGCATGGACGATTGGACGCTCGGCTGGACCTACTACGACTCGACCGGCGCGAATCGCACCGACATCGACTACACCAAACCGCTCGCCATCTACAACAACATCAGCATCCTCGGGCACCGCACCTGGTCTCCGGACAGCAACTACGAAGTGCGCGGATCGCTCCGGATCAGAAGCCAGGCATCGCTCAGCATCCCACCGGGCGTCGTGATTCTCGAGGACGTCGCGACCCTGGGAACGATCATCGTCCACCGAGGCGGCTCCATTCATGCCATCGGCACCAGGGAAGCGCCCATCGTCATCACTTCGAACGCGGGCAACGGCAACATGCAGCGCGGGGACATAGGCGGCATTGCCCTGCTGGGCCGGGCCAGGACCAACGTCGTGAACTCGTGTCTGGGTGACTCGGCGCAGTCCGAAGGCGGCGCGATCGGACACTACGGCGGGAACGACGACACGGACGGGTCCGGCTGTCTCCGTTACGTGCGCGTCGAGTTCGCGGGCCGCCAGATCACACCCAACAACGAGCTGAACTCCTTCACGTGGAACGCGTGCGGACGCTCCACCCGCGCGGACTTCCTGGAGTCCTTCCAAAGTGCCGACGATGGCTTCGAGCTGTTCGGCGGCGACATGCGGCTCACTCACCTGCTCGCGGTCGACGGCACCGACGACGGGTTCGACACCCAGCTCGGCGCCCGCGCGAAAGCTCAGTTCGTGATCGTCCGCATCGATCCCAGGCTGGCGCCGGCGGGCACGCAGTTCGGCGAGCGCGGCCTCGAGGCCGACAACAACGAGTTCAACTTCAACGAGACGCAGTGTGCCGGACGATCGGCCATCCAGGTGGCGAACTTCACGCTGATTGGCGACAAGCGCCGCGGGCCGGGGTTTGGCGCCACCGCAGCGGCGCAGGGCGCCGAGATGCGCCGCGGCACCGCGTACAGCGTCTACAACTCGATCGTCTACAACTTCAACGGCTTCGGCGCGCGCGTGAGCGACCAGGCGACGTGGGATGCGCACTGCGCGGCGCCCCCGGCAGCGCCGGCGGTGTTCTGCCCTGGCGCCGTCGGCATCGAGTCCCCGATCTCCGGCGGCAACGTCTTCGTCGCCCGCAGCGCGCCCAATCCCTTCCGCGACAAGGTGACGTTCTCGTTCTCGCTTCCGCAGTCGGGGCCGGTCTCGGTCGAGATCTACTCCGCCGACGGTCGCCACATCCAGACCGTGGCGAAGGGCCAGATGGCGGCCGGCCCGCACACGGTGTCGTGGTCGATGGATCGCGAAACGCCGAGCGGAATGTACTTCTACAGGGTCCTCGCCGGTGATCAGCAGACCACCGGCAAGATCACTCGGGTCGATTGATGAGCGTTCTCCCCTTCGAACGCACGTGTGCTTGGGTCCTGTGCGGACTGGCGCTCATGTTCCTGGCGCTTCCCTCCGCTCGGGCGGCCGACACCGGGAAGATCCAGGGCAGGATCGTGGCGACCGATTCGGGTGAGCCGATCGGATTCGCGGACGTCGTCCTGATCCCGACCGACACCACGATGCGCAAGGTGGGCGCGCAGACCAACGCGGACGGCACCTTCCTCCTCGAGGCCGCGCCCGGCCGTTACGCCTTCCTCATCCGAATGATGTCCTACGCGCCCAAGCGCGTGGAGGGGCTCGTGATCAAAGCCGGCGAGCTGCTTCCGTTCAGCACCGGACTCACGCCCGAGGCCATTCAACAGGAAGAGGTCGTGGTCGAGGCCAAGGCCTTGCTCAACACCGAGAAGGCATTGCTCTCGGCTCGCAGGAGAGCTTCATCGGTGAGCGACGGCGTGAGCTCCGAGCAGGTACGGAAGTCTCCCGACAAGGACGCGGCCGAGGTGCTGCGGCGCGTCACCGGGCTGTCCATCTCGGAGGGCAAGTACGTGTTCGTGCGCGGCCTCGGCGAGCGCTACAGCTCCACCGAGGTCGACGGCGTGCGCCTCGCGAGCCCTGAACAGAACAAGCGAGTGGTCCCGCTCGACCTGTTGCCGGCCAACCTGCTCGACCACGTGGTCGTGCAGAAGACCTACACCGCCGATCGTCCCGGCGAGTTCGGCGGTGGCGACGTGCAGGTCCGCACCAAGGACTTCCCCGGCCGCCGCACATGGTCGTACTCGTTCTCGCAGGGATTCGTCGAAGGGCTCACTTTCGAGGACCGGGCCACCTACCAGGCGACGCGGGCGGACATCTTCGGCTTCGGCTCGGATCATCGGTCGATGCCGGTCGCCGTCGACGGCGTGGTCGTCCCTCGCGAGACGCCCGCCACGCGCCCCCTGGTCGCGGAGTTGGGCAAGAGCTTCAGCAACGTCTGGTCGCCAACGGCGGTGAAGGCGTTGCCCAACGCCAACTACTCGCTCACCTACGGCGACGAGGTGAAGGCATTCGGACGGCCTCTCGGGATGGTCTTTTCCACCAGCCTCAACCGGACCTACGAGCACACCGAGGAGGACCAGCGATTCTTCCAGGGAAGCCTGACGGACACGCTCTACGACTACGCGGTCAGCCGCTGGACCGAGTCGGTGCTGCTCGGAGGACTCTCGGCCCTGAGCTACCGGCTCTCCCCCCGGCACACGCTGCACGTTCGCGGCATCGCGACCAACGGCGCCGATGACGAAGTGCGCCGCTACGAAGGACTCGACCACAACTCGGACATCACCCGCCGTAACACGCGGCTGAGCTACGTGCAGCGCAGCATCTTCGCGGGCACCGTCGAGGGGAAGCACGAGCTCCCGGCGCTGTTTGGCATGGACGTCGACTGGAAGCTCGGCCTCTCGGGCGCGCGGCGTCAGCAGCCGGATCGCCGCGAGTACAACTACGACCGCACCTATTACTTCGAAGGAGACACCGCGCACTGGCTGATGGGGACACTCGGCACCCGCGAGTTCGGCGACCAGAAGGACAAGGGCTGGGGCGCGACGGTATCGGGATCGTGGCCCTATCGGCTGGGCGGCTGGGGGAACGGCAAGCTGTCGATCGGCTACGACCACCAGGTGAAGGAGCGCGACTACTTCTACCGGCGCTTCAACCTCTACATCAAGGACGGCCAGAACACCGAGATGCCTCCCGAGTCGCTTTTCGCCGAGGACGGCTACGACGGGACGAGCACCACGGGTTTCGTGGAGGATGCCACGCTCAACGACCCGCTCGTGGGCCTCGACAACTACGACGCCGATCAGACGATCGCGGCCAGCTTCCTGAGCCTGGACCTCCCTCTGGGACGGCGGGCGCGAGCCAACCTCGGCCTCCGCTTCGAGGATGGCTTCCAGGACGTCCGCAGCCACGCGCTCTTCGACGAGACCCCCCTCGCGGAGGGGACGATCGACGAGCGGGACTGGCTGCCCTCGGGGAACCTGACCTTGGGGTTGACCGAGAACATCCACCTCAGGCTGGCCGCGAGCCGAACCGTGTCGAGGCCGGACCTCAACGAGATGTCGCCGAGCCCGTTCCTCGAGTACATCGGTGGCATGATGGTCAAAGGCAACACCGAGCTCGACCGAGCCATGCTGGACAACTACGACATCCGGGTCGAGGCCTTCCCGGGCCTCGGCGAGGTGGTCGCCGCCGGGTTCTTCTACAAGCGGCTGCACCGGCCGATCGAGCAGACGATCGTTGGCGGAGTGCCACCGGTTCTGATGCCCCGCAACTCGGACAGAGGCCACAACGCAGGCATCGAGCTCGAGGCGCGCGCCGACCTGGGACGGTTCTCGAGGCGGTTGAAGAGGCTGTCGCTGAACGCCAACGCCTCCTTCATCCAGTCCGAGGTCGACCTGCAGCAATCGGTGTCGCAGATCGGGACCGAGACCCATCCGCTCCAGGGTCAGGCCAACTACCTGGTCAACGGCGCATTGAGCTACACGAACCCGACCGGCACCGACCTGACCGTGCTCCTCAGCGCCGTCGGCGAGCGGCTGCAGACCCTCGCGATCGAGCCATTGCCCGACGTCTATCTCCAGCCCACCGCCTCGCTCGACGTGACCGCGACGTTTCCGGTGTTGCGCGTCTATCGATTCAAGCTCTCGGCGAAGAACTTGCTCGATCCGCGCATCCAGGCGCTGCAGGGCGAGCGTGAGTCCTCCGGGTATCGCGTGGGCCGGACGTACTCCTTCGCCTTCAGCTACGGCTCATGATCCTTCGCTCGGCGCCGACCTTGCGGAGGGCCACGACCTTTGCCGTGGCGGTGATCGTGGCCGGCGCCGCGCTCGCGCCGCGGCACCTCGGGGCGCAGAAGCCGCCGGCGGAAACGGCCCAAGCGCGACCGACGTCGGTGCGCCAGTCTCCGGGCTGGTATCCCAACGTCGATCCCGAGTCGATGTCGGTCCGGATCGGGCGTCGCACCCATGCTCCGCGGGTGAAGAAGCCGCTGGGTGGCGGCGCGCACAGCCTGGACGAGGTGGGCCGGAGGGTGTGTCGGTTCCTTGGCGAGCGGGCGGCCGACTCCCTGTTCGC from Candidatus Eisenbacteria bacterium carries:
- a CDS encoding T9SS type A sorting domain-containing protein is translated as MRNAASDAMAGLKRGLIALGLVATTASGASAQLLIDGTIFYENNASGTLVGQFSGTSAGPACAGLTASTLFGTTYPHNSYQNPLLSAAVYQPNVKPNWQPAPGSPAFGNAVVVPNDGFFKQTCYKGAIGGSPGMDDWTLGWTYYDSTGANRTDIDYTKPLAIYNNISILGHRTWSPDSNYEVRGSLRIRSQASLSIPPGVVILEDVATLGTIIVHRGGSIHAIGTREAPIVITSNAGNGNMQRGDIGGIALLGRARTNVVNSCLGDSAQSEGGAIGHYGGNDDTDGSGCLRYVRVEFAGRQITPNNELNSFTWNACGRSTRADFLESFQSADDGFELFGGDMRLTHLLAVDGTDDGFDTQLGARAKAQFVIVRIDPRLAPAGTQFGERGLEADNNEFNFNETQCAGRSAIQVANFTLIGDKRRGPGFGATAAAQGAEMRRGTAYSVYNSIVYNFNGFGARVSDQATWDAHCAAPPAAPAVFCPGAVGIESPISGGNVFVARSAPNPFRDKVTFSFSLPQSGPVSVEIYSADGRHIQTVAKGQMAAGPHTVSWSMDRETPSGMYFYRVLAGDQQTTGKITRVD
- a CDS encoding TonB-dependent receptor plug domain-containing protein; this encodes MSVLPFERTCAWVLCGLALMFLALPSARAADTGKIQGRIVATDSGEPIGFADVVLIPTDTTMRKVGAQTNADGTFLLEAAPGRYAFLIRMMSYAPKRVEGLVIKAGELLPFSTGLTPEAIQQEEVVVEAKALLNTEKALLSARRRASSVSDGVSSEQVRKSPDKDAAEVLRRVTGLSISEGKYVFVRGLGERYSSTEVDGVRLASPEQNKRVVPLDLLPANLLDHVVVQKTYTADRPGEFGGGDVQVRTKDFPGRRTWSYSFSQGFVEGLTFEDRATYQATRADIFGFGSDHRSMPVAVDGVVVPRETPATRPLVAELGKSFSNVWSPTAVKALPNANYSLTYGDEVKAFGRPLGMVFSTSLNRTYEHTEEDQRFFQGSLTDTLYDYAVSRWTESVLLGGLSALSYRLSPRHTLHVRGIATNGADDEVRRYEGLDHNSDITRRNTRLSYVQRSIFAGTVEGKHELPALFGMDVDWKLGLSGARRQQPDRREYNYDRTYYFEGDTAHWLMGTLGTREFGDQKDKGWGATVSGSWPYRLGGWGNGKLSIGYDHQVKERDYFYRRFNLYIKDGQNTEMPPESLFAEDGYDGTSTTGFVEDATLNDPLVGLDNYDADQTIAASFLSLDLPLGRRARANLGLRFEDGFQDVRSHALFDETPLAEGTIDERDWLPSGNLTLGLTENIHLRLAASRTVSRPDLNEMSPSPFLEYIGGMMVKGNTELDRAMLDNYDIRVEAFPGLGEVVAAGFFYKRLHRPIEQTIVGGVPPVLMPRNSDRGHNAGIELEARADLGRFSRRLKRLSLNANASFIQSEVDLQQSVSQIGTETHPLQGQANYLVNGALSYTNPTGTDLTVLLSAVGERLQTLAIEPLPDVYLQPTASLDVTATFPVLRVYRFKLSAKNLLDPRIQALQGERESSGYRVGRTYSFAFSYGS